The following are encoded in a window of Sminthopsis crassicaudata isolate SCR6 chromosome 3, ASM4859323v1, whole genome shotgun sequence genomic DNA:
- the SH3D21 gene encoding SH3 domain-containing protein 21 isoform X7 — protein sequence MEVLVLEDYRAQREDELTLAAGDVLREVHQGPEDGWLLGELGDRRGLFPKVIAQEIPESLRGDGRARRPRSARRGQPGGPPTTQRWCKVNFSYNPEQPDELKLQAGEIVQVLREIEDGWWLGKKNGQLGAFPSNFVQELDYRPYGAIIPDVIPRATGVVQTSLKLTGTQEDSPEYPITVPESCRVLFDYEPEAPDELALQKGTVVKVLTKNTENPGWWEGECEGKRGFFPDNFVLLLPQIKKLPVHHRLSPQETVFGQENHVCNGRTQTAKETRATKEPKKMESKITLPPIKKMSSASNRPSKPRPSTPRPSAAGSNGDKLKISREQGGREDGGGKRGIPGVPGKSNDRSNDDSKTRSKPQGRNPPNFSQTPTPGREEEKSSLTKSHHPKTKQNASDKAVFRDKSFQEKAPSREKKQNEKPAHRDSSSADKPSPSEKSLGGTPSTDQDSLDKGNSSATDKPPLEAAVVPEHCPSGSQVAPGAGDSERRLPVDAERVPATTLIDLTERMDQMQAEVSSLRGTMSCLVSQLQKDLSEILKALKTEREKRQELQAKFENLKPKTNVV from the exons ATGG AGGTGCTGGTGCTGGAGGACTACCGGGCTCAGCGGGAGGACGAGCTGACCCTGGCCGCGGGGGACGTGCTCCGGGAAGTGCACCAGGGGCCCGAGGACGGCTGGCTGCTGGGGGAGCTCGGGGATCGCCGCGGTCTCTTCCCCAAAGTCATCGCCCAG GAGATCCCGGAGAGTCTACGGGGGGACGGACGCGCCCGCAGGCCCCGCTCTGCGCGCCGAG GTCAGCCTGGGGGCCCTCCAACTACCCAGCGGTGGTGTAAAGTGAACTTCAGCTACAACCCAGAGCAGCCCGACGAGCTAAAGCTCCAAGCCGGGGAGATAGTCCAAGTGCTTCGAGAG ATTGAAGATGGCTGGTGGCTGGGCAAGAAGAATGGGCAGCTGGGGGCCTTTCCCTCCAACTTCGTGCAAGAGCTGGACTACAGGCCCTATG GAGCCATCATCCCTGATGTCATCCCCAGGGCCACTGGAGTGGTCCAGACTTCTCTGAAG CTGACCGGGACCCAGGAAGACTCTCCCGAGTACCCCATAACAG TACCTGAAAGCTGTCGAGTTCTGTTTGACTATGAGCCTGAGGCGCCCGATGAGCTGGCCCTGCAGAAGGGTACTGTGGTGAAGGTGTTAACAAAG AACACAGAGAACCCTGGCTGGTGGGAGGGGGAATGTGAAGGAAAACGAGGATTTTTCCCAGACAATTTTGTCCTCTTGCTGCCCCAG ATTAAGAAGCTCCCAGTCCATCATCGGCTGAGTCCCCAGGAAACAG TGTTTGGTCAAGAAAACCATGTCTGCAATGGGAGGACTCAGACAGCCAAGGAAACAAGAG CTACGAAGGAGCCTAAGAAGATGGAGTCTAAAATCACCCTGCCGCCTATCAAAAAGATGTCTTCAGCCTCCAATAGGCCCTCTAAGCCTCGGCCCTCCACACCCAG GCCGTCGGCAGCAGGATCAAATGGGGACAAATTGAAGATCTCTCGAGaacaaggaggaagagaagatggtGGTGGCAAAAGAGGAATTCCAGGAG TGCCAGGCAAAAGCAATGACAGAAGCAATGATGACTCCAAGACTCGGTCGAAGCCTCAGGGTCGAAATCCTCCCAACTTCAGCCAGACCCCCACTCCT GGACGTGAAGAAGAGAAGTCCAGTTTGACAAAGAGCCACCACCCCAAGACCAAACAAAACGCCTCGGATAAAGCTGTTTTTCGGGATAAATCGTTCCAAGAGAAGGCCCCTTCCCgggagaagaaacaaaatgaaaagcctGCTCATCGGGACAGCAGCTCAGCGGATAAGCCCTCCCCGTCAGAGAAGAGCTTAGGGGGGACCCCCTCCACGGACCAAGACTCGCTAGATAAGGGCAACTCCTCGGCCACGGATAAGCCGCCCTTAGAGGCGGCTGTGGTCCCAGAGCACTGCCCCTCAGGCTCCCAGGTAGCCCCCGGCGCTGGTGATTCTGAGCGGAGGCTGCCGGTGGATGCAGAGAGAGTGCCCGCCACCACCCTGATAGACTTGACAGAGCGCATGGATCAGATGCAGGCCGAAGTCTCTTCTCTGAGGGGGACGATGTCGTGTCTGGTGTCCCAGCTGCA AAAGGACTTGTCAGAAATCCTGAAGGCGCTGAAAACTGAACGGGAGAAGAGACAGGAGCTGCAG GCTAAGTTCGAGAATCTGAAACCTAAGACTAACGTGGTCTAG
- the SH3D21 gene encoding SH3 domain-containing protein 21 isoform X9 → MDPPYYCQPGGPPTTQRWCKVNFSYNPEQPDELKLQAGEIVQVLREIEDGWWLGKKNGQLGAFPSNFVQELDYRPYGAIIPDVIPRATGVVQTSLKLTGTQEDSPEYPITVPESCRVLFDYEPEAPDELALQKGTVVKVLTKNTENPGWWEGECEGKRGFFPDNFVLLLPQIKKLPVHHRLSPQETVFGQENHVCNGRTQTAKETRATKEPKKMESKITLPPIKKMSSASNRPSKPRPSTPRPSAAGSNGDKLKISREQGGREDGGGKRGIPGVPGKSNDRSNDDSKTRSKPQGRNPPNFSQTPTPGREEEKSSLTKSHHPKTKQNASDKAVFRDKSFQEKAPSREKKQNEKPAHRDSSSADKPSPSEKSLGGTPSTDQDSLDKGNSSATDKPPLEAAVVPEHCPSGSQVAPGAGDSERRLPVDAERVPATTLIDLTERMDQMQAEVSSLRGTMSCLVSQLQKDLSEILKALKTEREKRQELQAKFENLKPKTNVV, encoded by the exons ATGGACCCCCCCTACTATT GTCAGCCTGGGGGCCCTCCAACTACCCAGCGGTGGTGTAAAGTGAACTTCAGCTACAACCCAGAGCAGCCCGACGAGCTAAAGCTCCAAGCCGGGGAGATAGTCCAAGTGCTTCGAGAG ATTGAAGATGGCTGGTGGCTGGGCAAGAAGAATGGGCAGCTGGGGGCCTTTCCCTCCAACTTCGTGCAAGAGCTGGACTACAGGCCCTATG GAGCCATCATCCCTGATGTCATCCCCAGGGCCACTGGAGTGGTCCAGACTTCTCTGAAG CTGACCGGGACCCAGGAAGACTCTCCCGAGTACCCCATAACAG TACCTGAAAGCTGTCGAGTTCTGTTTGACTATGAGCCTGAGGCGCCCGATGAGCTGGCCCTGCAGAAGGGTACTGTGGTGAAGGTGTTAACAAAG AACACAGAGAACCCTGGCTGGTGGGAGGGGGAATGTGAAGGAAAACGAGGATTTTTCCCAGACAATTTTGTCCTCTTGCTGCCCCAG ATTAAGAAGCTCCCAGTCCATCATCGGCTGAGTCCCCAGGAAACAG TGTTTGGTCAAGAAAACCATGTCTGCAATGGGAGGACTCAGACAGCCAAGGAAACAAGAG CTACGAAGGAGCCTAAGAAGATGGAGTCTAAAATCACCCTGCCGCCTATCAAAAAGATGTCTTCAGCCTCCAATAGGCCCTCTAAGCCTCGGCCCTCCACACCCAG GCCGTCGGCAGCAGGATCAAATGGGGACAAATTGAAGATCTCTCGAGaacaaggaggaagagaagatggtGGTGGCAAAAGAGGAATTCCAGGAG TGCCAGGCAAAAGCAATGACAGAAGCAATGATGACTCCAAGACTCGGTCGAAGCCTCAGGGTCGAAATCCTCCCAACTTCAGCCAGACCCCCACTCCT GGACGTGAAGAAGAGAAGTCCAGTTTGACAAAGAGCCACCACCCCAAGACCAAACAAAACGCCTCGGATAAAGCTGTTTTTCGGGATAAATCGTTCCAAGAGAAGGCCCCTTCCCgggagaagaaacaaaatgaaaagcctGCTCATCGGGACAGCAGCTCAGCGGATAAGCCCTCCCCGTCAGAGAAGAGCTTAGGGGGGACCCCCTCCACGGACCAAGACTCGCTAGATAAGGGCAACTCCTCGGCCACGGATAAGCCGCCCTTAGAGGCGGCTGTGGTCCCAGAGCACTGCCCCTCAGGCTCCCAGGTAGCCCCCGGCGCTGGTGATTCTGAGCGGAGGCTGCCGGTGGATGCAGAGAGAGTGCCCGCCACCACCCTGATAGACTTGACAGAGCGCATGGATCAGATGCAGGCCGAAGTCTCTTCTCTGAGGGGGACGATGTCGTGTCTGGTGTCCCAGCTGCA AAAGGACTTGTCAGAAATCCTGAAGGCGCTGAAAACTGAACGGGAGAAGAGACAGGAGCTGCAG GCTAAGTTCGAGAATCTGAAACCTAAGACTAACGTGGTCTAG
- the SH3D21 gene encoding SH3 domain-containing protein 21 isoform X11: MDPPYYCQPGGPPTTQRWCKVNFSYNPEQPDELKLQAGEIVQVLREIEDGWWLGKKNGQLGAFPSNFVQELDYRPYGAIIPDVIPRATGVVQTSLKLTGTQEDSPEYPITVPESCRVLFDYEPEAPDELALQKGTVVKVLTKNTENPGWWEGECEGKRGFFPDNFVLLLPQIKKLPVHHRLSPQETVFGQENHVCNGRTQTAKETRATKEPKKMESKITLPPIKKMSSASNRPSKPRPSTPRPSAAGSNGDKLKISREQGGREDGGGKRGIPGVPGKSNDRSNDDSKTRSKPQGRNPPNFSQTPTPGREEEKSSLTKSHHPKTKQNASDKAVFRDKSFQEKAPSREKKQNEKPAHRDSSSADKPSPSEKSLGGTPSTDQDSLDKGNSSATDKPPLEAAVVPEHCPSGSQVAPGAGDSERRLPVDAERVPATTLIDLTERMDQMQAEVSSLRGTMSCLVSQLQTCQKS; this comes from the exons ATGGACCCCCCCTACTATT GTCAGCCTGGGGGCCCTCCAACTACCCAGCGGTGGTGTAAAGTGAACTTCAGCTACAACCCAGAGCAGCCCGACGAGCTAAAGCTCCAAGCCGGGGAGATAGTCCAAGTGCTTCGAGAG ATTGAAGATGGCTGGTGGCTGGGCAAGAAGAATGGGCAGCTGGGGGCCTTTCCCTCCAACTTCGTGCAAGAGCTGGACTACAGGCCCTATG GAGCCATCATCCCTGATGTCATCCCCAGGGCCACTGGAGTGGTCCAGACTTCTCTGAAG CTGACCGGGACCCAGGAAGACTCTCCCGAGTACCCCATAACAG TACCTGAAAGCTGTCGAGTTCTGTTTGACTATGAGCCTGAGGCGCCCGATGAGCTGGCCCTGCAGAAGGGTACTGTGGTGAAGGTGTTAACAAAG AACACAGAGAACCCTGGCTGGTGGGAGGGGGAATGTGAAGGAAAACGAGGATTTTTCCCAGACAATTTTGTCCTCTTGCTGCCCCAG ATTAAGAAGCTCCCAGTCCATCATCGGCTGAGTCCCCAGGAAACAG TGTTTGGTCAAGAAAACCATGTCTGCAATGGGAGGACTCAGACAGCCAAGGAAACAAGAG CTACGAAGGAGCCTAAGAAGATGGAGTCTAAAATCACCCTGCCGCCTATCAAAAAGATGTCTTCAGCCTCCAATAGGCCCTCTAAGCCTCGGCCCTCCACACCCAG GCCGTCGGCAGCAGGATCAAATGGGGACAAATTGAAGATCTCTCGAGaacaaggaggaagagaagatggtGGTGGCAAAAGAGGAATTCCAGGAG TGCCAGGCAAAAGCAATGACAGAAGCAATGATGACTCCAAGACTCGGTCGAAGCCTCAGGGTCGAAATCCTCCCAACTTCAGCCAGACCCCCACTCCT GGACGTGAAGAAGAGAAGTCCAGTTTGACAAAGAGCCACCACCCCAAGACCAAACAAAACGCCTCGGATAAAGCTGTTTTTCGGGATAAATCGTTCCAAGAGAAGGCCCCTTCCCgggagaagaaacaaaatgaaaagcctGCTCATCGGGACAGCAGCTCAGCGGATAAGCCCTCCCCGTCAGAGAAGAGCTTAGGGGGGACCCCCTCCACGGACCAAGACTCGCTAGATAAGGGCAACTCCTCGGCCACGGATAAGCCGCCCTTAGAGGCGGCTGTGGTCCCAGAGCACTGCCCCTCAGGCTCCCAGGTAGCCCCCGGCGCTGGTGATTCTGAGCGGAGGCTGCCGGTGGATGCAGAGAGAGTGCCCGCCACCACCCTGATAGACTTGACAGAGCGCATGGATCAGATGCAGGCCGAAGTCTCTTCTCTGAGGGGGACGATGTCGTGTCTGGTGTCCCAGCTGCA GACTTGTCAGAAATCCTGA
- the SH3D21 gene encoding SH3 domain-containing protein 21 isoform X10, with protein MDPPYYCQPGGPPTTQRWCKVNFSYNPEQPDELKLQAGEIVQVLREIEDGWWLGKKNGQLGAFPSNFVQELDYRPYAIIPDVIPRATGVVQTSLKLTGTQEDSPEYPITVPESCRVLFDYEPEAPDELALQKGTVVKVLTKNTENPGWWEGECEGKRGFFPDNFVLLLPQIKKLPVHHRLSPQETVFGQENHVCNGRTQTAKETRATKEPKKMESKITLPPIKKMSSASNRPSKPRPSTPRPSAAGSNGDKLKISREQGGREDGGGKRGIPGVPGKSNDRSNDDSKTRSKPQGRNPPNFSQTPTPGREEEKSSLTKSHHPKTKQNASDKAVFRDKSFQEKAPSREKKQNEKPAHRDSSSADKPSPSEKSLGGTPSTDQDSLDKGNSSATDKPPLEAAVVPEHCPSGSQVAPGAGDSERRLPVDAERVPATTLIDLTERMDQMQAEVSSLRGTMSCLVSQLQKDLSEILKALKTEREKRQELQAKFENLKPKTNVV; from the exons ATGGACCCCCCCTACTATT GTCAGCCTGGGGGCCCTCCAACTACCCAGCGGTGGTGTAAAGTGAACTTCAGCTACAACCCAGAGCAGCCCGACGAGCTAAAGCTCCAAGCCGGGGAGATAGTCCAAGTGCTTCGAGAG ATTGAAGATGGCTGGTGGCTGGGCAAGAAGAATGGGCAGCTGGGGGCCTTTCCCTCCAACTTCGTGCAAGAGCTGGACTACAGGCCCTATG CCATCATCCCTGATGTCATCCCCAGGGCCACTGGAGTGGTCCAGACTTCTCTGAAG CTGACCGGGACCCAGGAAGACTCTCCCGAGTACCCCATAACAG TACCTGAAAGCTGTCGAGTTCTGTTTGACTATGAGCCTGAGGCGCCCGATGAGCTGGCCCTGCAGAAGGGTACTGTGGTGAAGGTGTTAACAAAG AACACAGAGAACCCTGGCTGGTGGGAGGGGGAATGTGAAGGAAAACGAGGATTTTTCCCAGACAATTTTGTCCTCTTGCTGCCCCAG ATTAAGAAGCTCCCAGTCCATCATCGGCTGAGTCCCCAGGAAACAG TGTTTGGTCAAGAAAACCATGTCTGCAATGGGAGGACTCAGACAGCCAAGGAAACAAGAG CTACGAAGGAGCCTAAGAAGATGGAGTCTAAAATCACCCTGCCGCCTATCAAAAAGATGTCTTCAGCCTCCAATAGGCCCTCTAAGCCTCGGCCCTCCACACCCAG GCCGTCGGCAGCAGGATCAAATGGGGACAAATTGAAGATCTCTCGAGaacaaggaggaagagaagatggtGGTGGCAAAAGAGGAATTCCAGGAG TGCCAGGCAAAAGCAATGACAGAAGCAATGATGACTCCAAGACTCGGTCGAAGCCTCAGGGTCGAAATCCTCCCAACTTCAGCCAGACCCCCACTCCT GGACGTGAAGAAGAGAAGTCCAGTTTGACAAAGAGCCACCACCCCAAGACCAAACAAAACGCCTCGGATAAAGCTGTTTTTCGGGATAAATCGTTCCAAGAGAAGGCCCCTTCCCgggagaagaaacaaaatgaaaagcctGCTCATCGGGACAGCAGCTCAGCGGATAAGCCCTCCCCGTCAGAGAAGAGCTTAGGGGGGACCCCCTCCACGGACCAAGACTCGCTAGATAAGGGCAACTCCTCGGCCACGGATAAGCCGCCCTTAGAGGCGGCTGTGGTCCCAGAGCACTGCCCCTCAGGCTCCCAGGTAGCCCCCGGCGCTGGTGATTCTGAGCGGAGGCTGCCGGTGGATGCAGAGAGAGTGCCCGCCACCACCCTGATAGACTTGACAGAGCGCATGGATCAGATGCAGGCCGAAGTCTCTTCTCTGAGGGGGACGATGTCGTGTCTGGTGTCCCAGCTGCA AAAGGACTTGTCAGAAATCCTGAAGGCGCTGAAAACTGAACGGGAGAAGAGACAGGAGCTGCAG GCTAAGTTCGAGAATCTGAAACCTAAGACTAACGTGGTCTAG
- the SH3D21 gene encoding SH3 domain-containing protein 21 isoform X6 has product MEVLVLEDYRAQREDELTLAAGDVLREVHQGPEDGWLLGELGDRRGLFPKVIAQEIPESLRGDGRARRPRSARRGQPGGPPTTQRWCKVNFSYNPEQPDELKLQAGEIVQVLREIEDGWWLGKKNGQLGAFPSNFVQELDYRPYGAIIPDVIPRATGVVQTSLKLTGTQEDSPEYPITVPESCRVLFDYEPEAPDELALQKGTVVKVLTKNTENPGWWEGECEGKRGFFPDNFVLLLPQIKKLPVHHRLSPQETVFGQENHVCNGRTQTAKETRATKEPKKMESKITLPPIKKMSSASNRPSKPRPSTPRPSAAGSNGDKLKISREQGGREDGGGKRGIPGVPGKSNDRSNDDSKTRSKPQGRNPPNFSQTPTPGREEEKSSLTKSHHPKTKQNASDKAVFRDKSFQEKAPSREKKQNEKPAHRDSSSADKPSPSEKSLGGTPSTDQDSLDKGNSSATDKPPLEAAVVPEHCPSGSQVAPGAGDSERRLPVDAERVPATTLIDLTERMDQMQAEVSSLRGTMSCLVSQLQGGKMQQPPDPGPVRESCGAGAGKLGLSWPVVPRKDLSEILKALKTEREKRQELQAKFENLKPKTNVV; this is encoded by the exons ATGG AGGTGCTGGTGCTGGAGGACTACCGGGCTCAGCGGGAGGACGAGCTGACCCTGGCCGCGGGGGACGTGCTCCGGGAAGTGCACCAGGGGCCCGAGGACGGCTGGCTGCTGGGGGAGCTCGGGGATCGCCGCGGTCTCTTCCCCAAAGTCATCGCCCAG GAGATCCCGGAGAGTCTACGGGGGGACGGACGCGCCCGCAGGCCCCGCTCTGCGCGCCGAG GTCAGCCTGGGGGCCCTCCAACTACCCAGCGGTGGTGTAAAGTGAACTTCAGCTACAACCCAGAGCAGCCCGACGAGCTAAAGCTCCAAGCCGGGGAGATAGTCCAAGTGCTTCGAGAG ATTGAAGATGGCTGGTGGCTGGGCAAGAAGAATGGGCAGCTGGGGGCCTTTCCCTCCAACTTCGTGCAAGAGCTGGACTACAGGCCCTATG GAGCCATCATCCCTGATGTCATCCCCAGGGCCACTGGAGTGGTCCAGACTTCTCTGAAG CTGACCGGGACCCAGGAAGACTCTCCCGAGTACCCCATAACAG TACCTGAAAGCTGTCGAGTTCTGTTTGACTATGAGCCTGAGGCGCCCGATGAGCTGGCCCTGCAGAAGGGTACTGTGGTGAAGGTGTTAACAAAG AACACAGAGAACCCTGGCTGGTGGGAGGGGGAATGTGAAGGAAAACGAGGATTTTTCCCAGACAATTTTGTCCTCTTGCTGCCCCAG ATTAAGAAGCTCCCAGTCCATCATCGGCTGAGTCCCCAGGAAACAG TGTTTGGTCAAGAAAACCATGTCTGCAATGGGAGGACTCAGACAGCCAAGGAAACAAGAG CTACGAAGGAGCCTAAGAAGATGGAGTCTAAAATCACCCTGCCGCCTATCAAAAAGATGTCTTCAGCCTCCAATAGGCCCTCTAAGCCTCGGCCCTCCACACCCAG GCCGTCGGCAGCAGGATCAAATGGGGACAAATTGAAGATCTCTCGAGaacaaggaggaagagaagatggtGGTGGCAAAAGAGGAATTCCAGGAG TGCCAGGCAAAAGCAATGACAGAAGCAATGATGACTCCAAGACTCGGTCGAAGCCTCAGGGTCGAAATCCTCCCAACTTCAGCCAGACCCCCACTCCT GGACGTGAAGAAGAGAAGTCCAGTTTGACAAAGAGCCACCACCCCAAGACCAAACAAAACGCCTCGGATAAAGCTGTTTTTCGGGATAAATCGTTCCAAGAGAAGGCCCCTTCCCgggagaagaaacaaaatgaaaagcctGCTCATCGGGACAGCAGCTCAGCGGATAAGCCCTCCCCGTCAGAGAAGAGCTTAGGGGGGACCCCCTCCACGGACCAAGACTCGCTAGATAAGGGCAACTCCTCGGCCACGGATAAGCCGCCCTTAGAGGCGGCTGTGGTCCCAGAGCACTGCCCCTCAGGCTCCCAGGTAGCCCCCGGCGCTGGTGATTCTGAGCGGAGGCTGCCGGTGGATGCAGAGAGAGTGCCCGCCACCACCCTGATAGACTTGACAGAGCGCATGGATCAGATGCAGGCCGAAGTCTCTTCTCTGAGGGGGACGATGTCGTGTCTGGTGTCCCAGCTGCA GGGAGGAAAGATGCAGCAGCCTCCCGACCCGGGTCCAGTGAGAGAGAGCTGTGGGGCCGGGGCTGGAAAGCTGGGGTTGAGCTGGCCTGTTGTCCCCAGAAAGGACTTGTCAGAAATCCTGAAGGCGCTGAAAACTGAACGGGAGAAGAGACAGGAGCTGCAG GCTAAGTTCGAGAATCTGAAACCTAAGACTAACGTGGTCTAG
- the SH3D21 gene encoding SH3 domain-containing protein 21 isoform X8, with amino-acid sequence MDPPYYCQPGGPPTTQRWCKVNFSYNPEQPDELKLQAGEIVQVLREIEDGWWLGKKNGQLGAFPSNFVQELDYRPYGAIIPDVIPRATGVVQTSLKLTGTQEDSPEYPITVPESCRVLFDYEPEAPDELALQKGTVVKVLTKNTENPGWWEGECEGKRGFFPDNFVLLLPQIKKLPVHHRLSPQETVFGQENHVCNGRTQTAKETRATKEPKKMESKITLPPIKKMSSASNRPSKPRPSTPRPSAAGSNGDKLKISREQGGREDGGGKRGIPGVPGKSNDRSNDDSKTRSKPQGRNPPNFSQTPTPGREEEKSSLTKSHHPKTKQNASDKAVFRDKSFQEKAPSREKKQNEKPAHRDSSSADKPSPSEKSLGGTPSTDQDSLDKGNSSATDKPPLEAAVVPEHCPSGSQVAPGAGDSERRLPVDAERVPATTLIDLTERMDQMQAEVSSLRGTMSCLVSQLQGGKMQQPPDPGPVRESCGAGAGKLGLSWPVVPRKDLSEILKALKTEREKRQELQAKFENLKPKTNVV; translated from the exons ATGGACCCCCCCTACTATT GTCAGCCTGGGGGCCCTCCAACTACCCAGCGGTGGTGTAAAGTGAACTTCAGCTACAACCCAGAGCAGCCCGACGAGCTAAAGCTCCAAGCCGGGGAGATAGTCCAAGTGCTTCGAGAG ATTGAAGATGGCTGGTGGCTGGGCAAGAAGAATGGGCAGCTGGGGGCCTTTCCCTCCAACTTCGTGCAAGAGCTGGACTACAGGCCCTATG GAGCCATCATCCCTGATGTCATCCCCAGGGCCACTGGAGTGGTCCAGACTTCTCTGAAG CTGACCGGGACCCAGGAAGACTCTCCCGAGTACCCCATAACAG TACCTGAAAGCTGTCGAGTTCTGTTTGACTATGAGCCTGAGGCGCCCGATGAGCTGGCCCTGCAGAAGGGTACTGTGGTGAAGGTGTTAACAAAG AACACAGAGAACCCTGGCTGGTGGGAGGGGGAATGTGAAGGAAAACGAGGATTTTTCCCAGACAATTTTGTCCTCTTGCTGCCCCAG ATTAAGAAGCTCCCAGTCCATCATCGGCTGAGTCCCCAGGAAACAG TGTTTGGTCAAGAAAACCATGTCTGCAATGGGAGGACTCAGACAGCCAAGGAAACAAGAG CTACGAAGGAGCCTAAGAAGATGGAGTCTAAAATCACCCTGCCGCCTATCAAAAAGATGTCTTCAGCCTCCAATAGGCCCTCTAAGCCTCGGCCCTCCACACCCAG GCCGTCGGCAGCAGGATCAAATGGGGACAAATTGAAGATCTCTCGAGaacaaggaggaagagaagatggtGGTGGCAAAAGAGGAATTCCAGGAG TGCCAGGCAAAAGCAATGACAGAAGCAATGATGACTCCAAGACTCGGTCGAAGCCTCAGGGTCGAAATCCTCCCAACTTCAGCCAGACCCCCACTCCT GGACGTGAAGAAGAGAAGTCCAGTTTGACAAAGAGCCACCACCCCAAGACCAAACAAAACGCCTCGGATAAAGCTGTTTTTCGGGATAAATCGTTCCAAGAGAAGGCCCCTTCCCgggagaagaaacaaaatgaaaagcctGCTCATCGGGACAGCAGCTCAGCGGATAAGCCCTCCCCGTCAGAGAAGAGCTTAGGGGGGACCCCCTCCACGGACCAAGACTCGCTAGATAAGGGCAACTCCTCGGCCACGGATAAGCCGCCCTTAGAGGCGGCTGTGGTCCCAGAGCACTGCCCCTCAGGCTCCCAGGTAGCCCCCGGCGCTGGTGATTCTGAGCGGAGGCTGCCGGTGGATGCAGAGAGAGTGCCCGCCACCACCCTGATAGACTTGACAGAGCGCATGGATCAGATGCAGGCCGAAGTCTCTTCTCTGAGGGGGACGATGTCGTGTCTGGTGTCCCAGCTGCA GGGAGGAAAGATGCAGCAGCCTCCCGACCCGGGTCCAGTGAGAGAGAGCTGTGGGGCCGGGGCTGGAAAGCTGGGGTTGAGCTGGCCTGTTGTCCCCAGAAAGGACTTGTCAGAAATCCTGAAGGCGCTGAAAACTGAACGGGAGAAGAGACAGGAGCTGCAG GCTAAGTTCGAGAATCTGAAACCTAAGACTAACGTGGTCTAG